From Pseudomonas sp. stari2:
ACGGCAAACAGCATCGGCGTCTCGAAGGTCAGCGAGCCTTGCCACATGGTGCTGGCCCAGTTGAACACCTTCACTCCGGTCGGCACGGCGATGAGCATCGTCGCGTACATGAAGAACAACTCGCCCACCAGCGGAATGCCCACCACGAACATGTGGTGCGCCCAGACGATGAATGACAGGAACGCGATGCTCGCCGTGGCATAGACCATCGAGGTGTAGCCGAACAGCGGCTTGCGCGAGAAGGTCGGGATGATCTGGCTGACGGCGCCGAAGGCCGGCAGGATCATGATGTACACCTCGGGGTGGCCGAAGAACCAGAACACATGCTGGAACAGCACCGGATCACCGCCACCGGCGGCACTGAAGAAACTGGTGCCGAAGTGGATGTCCATCAGCATCATCGTCACGCACCCGGCCAGTACCGGCATCACCGCGATCAGCAGGAACGCGGTGATCAGCCAGGTCCAGACGAACAGCGGCATTTTCATCAGGGTCATGCCGGGGGCGCGCAGGTTGAGGATGGTGGCGATCACGTTGATCGCGCCCATGATCGAACTGATCCCCATCAAGTGGATGGCGAAAATGAAGTAGGTCACGCTTTCCGGCGCATAGGTCGTGGACAGCGGTGCGTAGAACGTCCAGCCGAAATTCGGCCCGCCACCGGCAGTGAACAGGGTCGAGACCAGCAGCAGAAACGCCGCCGGCAGCAGCCAGAAACTGAAGTTGTTCATCCGTGGCAGGGCCATGTCCGGCGCGCCGATCATCAACGGGATCATCCAGTTGGCGAGGCCGACGAACGCCGGCATCACCGCACCGAACACCATCACCAGACCGTGCATGGTGGTCATCTGGTTGAAAAACGCCGGTTCGACGATCTGCAGACCGGGCTGGAACAGCTCGGCGCGGATCACCATGGCGAACGAGCCGCCGAGCAGGAACATGCAGAACGCGAACCATAGGTACAGCGTGCCGATGTCCTTGTGGTTGGTGGTCAGCACCCAGCGCATCAGGCCTTTGGCGGGGCCGTGGGCGTGGTCGGCAT
This genomic window contains:
- the ctaD gene encoding cytochrome c oxidase subunit I; translation: MSAVIDDHGHADHAHGPAKGLMRWVLTTNHKDIGTLYLWFAFCMFLLGGSFAMVIRAELFQPGLQIVEPAFFNQMTTMHGLVMVFGAVMPAFVGLANWMIPLMIGAPDMALPRMNNFSFWLLPAAFLLLVSTLFTAGGGPNFGWTFYAPLSTTYAPESVTYFIFAIHLMGISSIMGAINVIATILNLRAPGMTLMKMPLFVWTWLITAFLLIAVMPVLAGCVTMMLMDIHFGTSFFSAAGGGDPVLFQHVFWFFGHPEVYIMILPAFGAVSQIIPTFSRKPLFGYTSMVYATASIAFLSFIVWAHHMFVVGIPLVGELFFMYATMLIAVPTGVKVFNWASTMWQGSLTFETPMLFAVAFVILFSIGGFSGLMLAIAPADFQYQDTYFVVAHFHYVLVPGAIFGIFASAYYWLPKWTGHMYDETLGKLHFWLSFVGMNLTFFPMHFVGLAGMPRRIPDYNLQFADFNMVSSIGAFMFGATQIFFLFIVIKTIRGGEPAPAKPWDGAEGLEWSVPSPAPYHTFTTPPEVK